The Pseudomonas triclosanedens genome has a window encoding:
- a CDS encoding ABC transporter ATP-binding protein, whose amino-acid sequence MQHFVDLLGLGKRYGNLQVLSDLSLSIRQGEFLTLLGPSGSGKSTTLMMLAGFVEPSEGRIEQGGRDITRLPPDQREFGVVFQGYALFPHMSVAQNVAYPLRIRKVPGAEIERRVAEVLERVGLAGMGGRGISQLSGGQQQRVALARALVFKPRLLLLDEPLSALDRRLRQEMQGELARMHKDFGTTFVFVTHDQEEALALSDRIAVFNKGRLEQVGTPREVYERPASRFVANFLGDTNLLEVGVLGREAEATLCDYRGQHLRVAQAAQPGDGARQWLAVRPEHIDLRPLHDAGRDNGLCATAGNATYQGAHVNLELMLEQGERIDLRLPVSHPMLGSLRSGQRYWCSWSPQNCHLLSA is encoded by the coding sequence ATGCAGCATTTCGTCGACTTGCTCGGACTGGGCAAGCGCTATGGCAATCTGCAGGTCCTGAGCGACCTCAGCTTGAGCATCCGCCAGGGCGAGTTCCTCACCCTGCTGGGGCCTTCGGGCTCGGGCAAGAGCACCACGCTGATGATGCTCGCCGGCTTCGTCGAGCCCAGCGAGGGGCGCATCGAGCAGGGTGGCCGCGATATCACCCGGCTGCCGCCGGACCAGCGCGAGTTCGGCGTGGTGTTTCAGGGCTATGCGCTGTTTCCGCACATGAGCGTGGCGCAGAACGTTGCCTACCCGCTGCGCATCCGCAAGGTGCCGGGCGCCGAGATCGAGCGCCGCGTCGCCGAGGTGCTGGAGCGCGTCGGCCTGGCCGGGATGGGCGGGCGGGGCATCAGCCAGCTTTCCGGCGGCCAGCAACAGCGCGTGGCGCTGGCCCGTGCGCTGGTGTTCAAGCCCAGGCTGCTGTTGCTCGATGAGCCGCTGTCCGCGCTGGACCGCCGCCTGCGCCAGGAAATGCAGGGCGAGCTGGCTCGCATGCACAAGGACTTCGGCACCACCTTCGTCTTCGTCACCCACGACCAGGAAGAAGCCCTGGCCCTGTCGGATCGCATCGCAGTGTTCAACAAGGGGCGCCTGGAGCAGGTCGGCACCCCGCGTGAGGTCTACGAGCGTCCGGCCAGCCGCTTCGTCGCCAATTTCCTCGGCGACACCAACCTGCTGGAGGTCGGCGTGCTCGGTCGCGAAGCCGAAGCCACGCTATGCGACTACCGGGGCCAGCATCTGCGCGTGGCCCAGGCGGCGCAGCCCGGCGACGGCGCGCGGCAGTGGCTGGCCGTGCGCCCGGAGCACATCGACCTGCGCCCGCTGCATGACGCCGGCCGCGACAACGGCCTGTGCGCCACCGCGGGCAACGCCACCTACCAGGGCGCCCACGTCAATCTCGAACTGATGCTGGAGCAGGGCGAGCGTATCGACCTGCGCCTGCCGGTTTCGCACCCAATGCTGGGCAGCCTGCGCAGCGGCCAGCGCTATTGGTGCAGTTGGTCGCCGCAGAACTGCCACCTGTTGTCCGCATAA
- a CDS encoding LysR substrate-binding domain-containing protein, translating into MRQNSAFRMPSLIALRAFEALVRQGSIGRAALELHVTHGAVSHQVKKLEEELGVALVERQGKGVKLTPAGRQLSQQISSAFDQLRDIRRALPNEEPAGELRIACAPALLARVSSLLEKFLRNYQEVALHLLPMSSDLGDVDMVISFGETHIEGQRFAALGDIRYFPVCSPRLLNTQDHLRKPRDLARQVLLHEDDGFDWSRYFLAAGIPGLQARQNVFLPDAYLTIRAAIAGGGVTISDHILAGEELHQGRLVRLFDVDFPAPHPYFLIIPPHGHQALAQEFADWLLRELEAIPAFD; encoded by the coding sequence ATGCGTCAGAACAGTGCGTTTCGCATGCCATCCCTGATCGCCCTGCGCGCTTTCGAGGCATTGGTCAGGCAAGGCAGCATCGGCCGCGCCGCGCTGGAGCTGCACGTCACCCACGGCGCGGTCAGCCACCAGGTGAAGAAGCTGGAAGAAGAACTTGGCGTGGCGCTGGTGGAGCGCCAGGGCAAAGGCGTCAAGCTGACTCCGGCCGGGCGCCAGTTGAGCCAGCAGATCAGCAGCGCCTTCGACCAGTTGCGCGATATCCGCCGTGCCTTGCCCAACGAGGAACCGGCCGGCGAACTGCGCATCGCCTGCGCGCCGGCGCTGCTGGCACGGGTGTCATCGCTGCTGGAGAAATTCCTGCGCAACTACCAGGAAGTGGCCCTGCACCTGTTGCCGATGAGCAGCGACCTGGGCGACGTGGACATGGTGATTTCCTTTGGCGAAACCCATATCGAGGGCCAGCGCTTCGCCGCCCTGGGCGACATCCGCTACTTCCCCGTATGCAGCCCGCGCCTGCTCAACACCCAGGACCATCTGCGCAAACCCCGCGACCTGGCGCGCCAGGTGCTGCTGCACGAAGACGACGGCTTCGACTGGAGCCGCTACTTCCTCGCCGCCGGCATTCCGGGGTTGCAGGCGCGGCAGAACGTCTTCCTGCCTGACGCCTACCTGACCATCCGCGCGGCGATCGCCGGTGGCGGCGTGACCATCAGCGACCACATCCTCGCTGGCGAGGAACTGCACCAGGGGCGGCTGGTGCGCCTGTTCGACGTTGACTTCCCGGCACCCCACCCCTACTTCCTGATCATCCCACCCCACGGCCACCAGGCCCTCGCGCAGGAGTTCGCCGATTGGCTGCTGCGCGAGCTGGAGGCGATCCCGGCATTCGATTGA
- a CDS encoding efflux RND transporter permease subunit — translation MVDLKQGQMPVIRDMRDFDVHSGSVLERLVFNHRILFISLIAVVTLVLGWMAATRLEIKPSFEKMIPQSHPYIRNYLDNRGALRGLGNSVRVVVESSGGDIFEPAYLDTLKQINDQLFLSPGVDRAWMKSLWSPAVRWTEVTEEGFQGGPVMPDGYAGDAASIARLRQNIARAGIVGSLVANDFQSSMLVVPLLDHDSATGKGIDYRQFSHELDALRLKYEYLGDQRAFDAGGPGKGAVRIHVIGFAKLVGDLIHGLVRVMMFFGLAVVSAFVIILLYTRCLRSSLLVIVCSLLAVVWQLGLIAWLGYALDPYSILVPFLIFAIGVSHATQKMNGIMQDIGRGTHRLVAARNTFRRLFLAGVSALLCDAVGFAVLMLIDIPVIKALAITASIGVAVLVFTSLLMMPVALSFVGVSPRAAARALREEQQEAREQGLGRLWSLLDRFTERRWATVALACAALIGAGSFMVSQHLQIGDLDAGAPELRADSRYNRDNAYITSHYALSSDLFAVMVKTPAEGCLNYQTLILADRLGWALQQHPGVQATVSLADAVRQITAGTYEGNPKFASLQRNQDVLNYSAQQASVNTPELFNTDCSVMPVIGFLKDHKARTLEEVTAIAEDFAKANSTPDRQFLLAAGSAGIEAATNSVVHQANRTMLLYIYGAVSLFCLITFRSWRATVVAMLPLVLTSMLCEALMVFLGIGVKVATLPVIALGVGIGVDYALYLLSVQLQLQRAGFPLGLAYRQAVIFTGKVVALVGVTLAAGVITWVWSPIKFQADMGILLTFMFLWNMLGALVLIPALSHFLLNDRKG, via the coding sequence ATGGTCGACCTCAAGCAAGGGCAGATGCCCGTCATCCGCGACATGCGGGATTTCGATGTGCACAGCGGCAGCGTGCTGGAGCGTCTGGTGTTCAACCATCGGATCCTGTTCATCAGCCTGATCGCCGTGGTCACGCTGGTGCTCGGCTGGATGGCGGCGACCCGCCTGGAGATCAAGCCCAGCTTCGAGAAAATGATCCCGCAAAGCCATCCCTATATCCGCAATTACCTGGACAATCGCGGGGCCCTGCGGGGCCTGGGCAACTCCGTGCGGGTAGTGGTGGAAAGCAGCGGCGGCGACATCTTCGAGCCGGCCTACCTGGACACCCTCAAGCAGATCAACGACCAGTTGTTCCTCAGCCCCGGCGTAGACCGCGCCTGGATGAAGTCGCTGTGGTCGCCCGCGGTACGCTGGACCGAAGTGACCGAGGAAGGCTTCCAGGGCGGGCCGGTCATGCCCGACGGCTATGCTGGCGATGCCGCGAGCATTGCCCGCCTGCGCCAGAACATCGCCCGCGCCGGTATCGTCGGCAGCCTGGTGGCCAATGACTTCCAGTCGAGCATGCTGGTAGTGCCGCTGCTGGACCATGACTCGGCCACCGGCAAAGGCATCGACTACCGGCAGTTCTCCCACGAGCTGGACGCGCTGCGCCTGAAATACGAGTACCTGGGCGACCAGCGTGCCTTCGACGCCGGCGGGCCGGGCAAGGGCGCGGTGCGCATCCACGTTATTGGCTTCGCCAAGCTGGTGGGTGACCTGATCCACGGCCTGGTGCGAGTGATGATGTTCTTCGGCCTCGCGGTGGTCTCGGCGTTCGTCATCATCCTGCTCTACACCCGCTGCCTGCGCAGCAGCCTGCTGGTGATCGTCTGCTCACTGCTGGCGGTGGTCTGGCAACTGGGCCTGATCGCCTGGTTGGGTTATGCCCTGGACCCATACTCGATCCTCGTACCGTTCCTGATTTTTGCCATCGGTGTGTCCCATGCGACGCAGAAGATGAACGGCATCATGCAGGACATCGGTCGCGGCACCCACCGACTGGTGGCGGCGCGCAACACCTTCCGCCGCCTGTTCCTCGCTGGCGTCAGTGCGCTGCTCTGCGATGCCGTGGGCTTCGCCGTGCTCATGCTGATCGACATCCCGGTGATCAAGGCTCTGGCGATCACCGCCAGCATCGGCGTGGCGGTACTGGTCTTCACCTCGCTATTGATGATGCCGGTGGCGCTGTCCTTCGTCGGTGTCAGCCCGCGTGCCGCCGCCCGCGCCCTGCGCGAGGAGCAGCAGGAGGCGCGCGAGCAGGGCCTGGGCCGGCTGTGGAGCCTGCTCGACCGCTTCACCGAGCGTCGCTGGGCGACCGTCGCCCTGGCTTGTGCCGCGCTGATTGGCGCCGGCAGCTTCATGGTCAGCCAGCACTTGCAGATCGGCGACCTCGATGCCGGTGCGCCCGAGCTGCGCGCGGATTCGCGCTACAACCGTGACAATGCCTACATCACCAGCCACTACGCGCTTTCCAGCGACCTGTTCGCAGTGATGGTGAAGACGCCGGCCGAAGGCTGCCTGAACTACCAGACGCTGATCCTCGCCGACCGCCTGGGCTGGGCGCTGCAACAGCATCCTGGCGTGCAGGCCACCGTCTCGCTGGCCGACGCGGTACGCCAGATCACCGCCGGCACCTACGAGGGCAACCCCAAGTTCGCCAGCCTGCAGCGCAACCAGGACGTGCTCAACTACTCGGCGCAGCAAGCCTCGGTGAATACCCCGGAATTGTTCAACACCGACTGCTCGGTGATGCCGGTGATCGGTTTCCTCAAGGACCACAAGGCCCGCACCCTGGAAGAAGTGACGGCAATCGCCGAGGACTTCGCCAAGGCCAACAGCACGCCCGACCGCCAGTTCCTGCTTGCCGCCGGCAGCGCCGGCATCGAGGCTGCCACCAACAGCGTGGTGCACCAGGCCAATCGCACCATGCTGCTGTACATCTATGGCGCGGTCAGCCTGTTCTGCCTGATCACTTTCCGTAGCTGGCGTGCCACCGTCGTCGCCATGCTGCCACTGGTACTGACCTCGATGCTCTGCGAGGCGCTGATGGTGTTCCTCGGCATCGGCGTGAAGGTGGCGACCCTGCCGGTGATCGCCCTGGGCGTCGGTATCGGCGTGGACTACGCGCTGTACCTGCTCAGTGTACAACTGCAACTGCAGCGCGCGGGCTTCCCGCTGGGGCTGGCGTACCGCCAGGCGGTGATCTTCACCGGCAAGGTAGTGGCACTGGTGGGCGTGACCCTGGCCGCGGGCGTGATCACCTGGGTCTGGTCGCCGATCAAGTTTCAGGCCGACATGGGCATCCTGCTGACCTTCATGTTCCTCTGGAACATGCTTGGCGCGCTGGTGCTGATTCCGGCGCTGTCGCACTTCCTGCTGAACGACCGAAAGGGGTGA
- a CDS encoding WD40/YVTN/BNR-like repeat-containing protein: protein MQFSFKFALASASLGLALLAGHAAAVEFADVLDLPAQRTGLALHSPLAAVARAGGRLVVVGQRGHILYSDDDGRNWQQADVPVSSDLTAVRFPAPRDGWAVGHDGVVLHSADGGQRWTRQLDGRGIGQLMLDFYTTHPQADNETLLEQARRMKEEGADKPFLDLWFRDAQEGFVIGAFNLILHTTDGGRSWQPWNHLIDNPQALHLTAITAVGDEVFIVGEQGLLLKLDTASQRFVALDSPYKGTFFGVFGKPGLLFAYGLRGNAVRSVDGGASWSEVATGVPVSLTAASQGADGGLYLFSQAGQGLVSHDDGATFTTLDIAQRTPVSGALVGADSLLLVGGRGLQRSTLPLSQ from the coding sequence ATGCAGTTTTCCTTCAAATTCGCCCTGGCCTCCGCCAGCCTCGGGTTGGCGCTGCTCGCCGGCCACGCCGCCGCCGTTGAGTTCGCCGATGTGCTCGACCTGCCGGCCCAGCGCACCGGACTGGCGTTGCACAGCCCGCTGGCCGCCGTGGCCCGCGCAGGCGGGCGCCTGGTGGTGGTTGGCCAGCGCGGCCACATTCTCTATTCGGACGACGACGGGCGGAACTGGCAGCAGGCCGATGTGCCGGTCAGCTCCGACCTCACCGCCGTACGCTTCCCTGCACCGCGCGATGGCTGGGCAGTCGGCCACGACGGCGTAGTGCTGCACAGCGCCGACGGAGGCCAGCGCTGGACACGTCAGCTCGACGGCCGTGGCATCGGCCAACTGATGCTGGATTTCTATACGACCCATCCCCAGGCGGATAACGAAACCCTGCTGGAACAGGCGCGGCGCATGAAGGAAGAGGGGGCCGACAAGCCGTTCCTTGACCTCTGGTTCCGCGATGCCCAGGAGGGTTTCGTGATCGGCGCCTTCAACCTGATCCTGCACACGACCGACGGCGGGCGCAGTTGGCAGCCCTGGAACCACCTCATCGACAACCCCCAGGCACTGCACCTGACCGCCATCACCGCGGTAGGCGACGAGGTGTTCATCGTTGGCGAGCAGGGCCTGCTGCTCAAGCTCGATACGGCCAGCCAGCGCTTCGTCGCGCTCGACTCGCCCTACAAGGGCACCTTCTTCGGCGTGTTCGGCAAACCGGGGCTGCTGTTCGCCTATGGCCTGCGCGGAAACGCAGTGCGCAGCGTCGATGGCGGCGCGAGCTGGAGCGAAGTGGCCACCGGTGTGCCGGTCAGCCTTACCGCCGCCAGCCAGGGCGCCGATGGTGGCCTCTATCTGTTCAGCCAGGCGGGCCAGGGGCTGGTAAGCCACGACGATGGCGCCACCTTCACCACTCTCGACATCGCCCAGCGCACGCCCGTCAGCGGCGCCCTGGTCGGTGCCGACAGCCTGTTGCTGGTGGGCGGTCGCGGTCTGCAGCGCAGCACGTTGCCGCTCTCCCAATAA
- a CDS encoding DUF1329 domain-containing protein produces MNFKPTLIATALGLALCGAAQAAVSPQDAAQLGSTLTLVGAEKAASSDGSIPAYTGGLTSAPAGFKAGDSMRPDPFASDKPLLVIDGKNVDQYKNELTATTLELAKRYPSFRVDVYPTHRSAALPDTVLENSKKNAVTAQSLEGGTVIDNALPGVPFPIPKTGAEAMWNFLLRYQGVNIKAKYDSWNVDASGSANLATTGQAFINYPVYEDLTQPVKGSEVYYQMKLYYSGPARRAGEAMMLKDAANPLQQPRRAWQYLPGQRRVKLAPNLAYDTPNPGMAGAGTYDDVFVFNGALDRYDWKLVGKQEMIVPYNTYRLTYASDIKPVVTPYHLSPDYVRWEKHRVWVVEGTLKSGARHIYAKRRFYLDEDSWVALASDQYDARGQLYRGSFAFLSQSYDKHIPDATPFMIYDLAAGSYNINGIVGPYGGISYIDPLAATQWSPDALAGSGIR; encoded by the coding sequence ATGAACTTCAAGCCTACCCTGATCGCCACGGCCCTCGGCCTGGCCCTGTGTGGCGCGGCCCAGGCCGCCGTATCCCCCCAGGACGCCGCTCAACTGGGCAGCACCCTGACCCTGGTTGGCGCCGAGAAAGCCGCCAGCAGCGACGGTTCAATTCCCGCCTACACCGGCGGCCTGACCAGCGCCCCGGCCGGTTTCAAGGCCGGCGACAGCATGCGCCCGGACCCGTTCGCCAGCGACAAGCCGCTGCTGGTGATCGATGGCAAGAATGTCGACCAGTACAAGAACGAGCTGACTGCCACCACCCTCGAGCTGGCCAAGCGTTATCCGAGCTTCCGCGTCGACGTCTACCCGACCCACCGCAGCGCCGCGCTGCCGGATACCGTGCTGGAGAACAGCAAGAAGAACGCCGTTACCGCGCAGTCCCTGGAAGGTGGCACCGTCATCGACAACGCGCTGCCGGGCGTGCCGTTCCCGATTCCGAAGACCGGCGCCGAGGCGATGTGGAACTTCCTGCTGCGCTACCAGGGCGTGAACATCAAGGCCAAGTACGACTCCTGGAACGTCGATGCCTCGGGCAGCGCCAATCTCGCCACCACCGGCCAGGCCTTCATCAACTACCCGGTGTACGAAGACCTCACCCAGCCGGTGAAGGGCTCCGAGGTCTACTACCAGATGAAGCTGTACTACAGCGGCCCGGCGCGCCGCGCAGGCGAGGCGATGATGCTCAAGGACGCCGCCAACCCGCTGCAGCAGCCGCGCCGCGCCTGGCAGTACCTGCCCGGCCAGCGCCGCGTGAAGCTGGCGCCGAACCTGGCCTACGACACGCCCAACCCCGGCATGGCCGGCGCCGGCACCTACGACGACGTATTCGTCTTCAATGGCGCGCTGGATCGCTACGACTGGAAGCTGGTGGGCAAGCAGGAAATGATCGTACCCTACAACACCTACCGGCTGACCTACGCCAGCGACATCAAGCCGGTGGTCACGCCCTATCATCTGTCGCCCGACTACGTGCGCTGGGAGAAACACCGCGTGTGGGTAGTCGAAGGCACGCTGAAGTCCGGTGCGCGGCACATCTACGCCAAGCGCCGCTTCTACCTCGACGAAGATAGCTGGGTGGCCCTGGCCTCCGACCAGTACGACGCCCGCGGCCAACTCTATCGGGGCTCCTTCGCCTTCCTCAGCCAGAGCTACGACAAGCACATCCCGGATGCCACGCCGTTCATGATCTACGACCTGGCCGCCGGCTCCTACAACATCAATGGCATCGTCGGTCCGTACGGCGGCATCAGCTACATCGACCCGCTGGCCGCCACCCAGTGGTCGCCCGACGCCCTCGCCGGCAGCGGCATTCGCTGA